A window of Nocardiopsis sp. Huas11 genomic DNA:
GCGCTCAGGCGTGCGGGGTCGTCGGCGCCCTCCTCGGAGAGCACGGCGTCGCTGGGCCGCAGCCGCCCCAGGGCGGAGAAGAGGAACTCGTGCGAGGTCCGGTCTCCCAGCGTGCGCAGGACCTCGGGCTCGGCGAAGCCGTGTCGGGCGCGCAGGCGCAGCAGCAGCTGGCCCGCCTCGCTCGCCAGGTCGCGCGCTACCTCATGATCGTCTCGGATGCTCTTCACCGGCTAGTATGCTCCCGCCCCACGGATCACCGCTGACCACGTCTTCCACAGGATCTGGATGTCCAACGTCAGCGACCAGTTTTCCACGTACCGCAGATCCAGGCGGACCGATTCCTCCCAAGAGAGGTCGGATCGACCGCTGACCTGCCAGAGGCCCGTCAACCCCGGTTTGACCACCAGCCTGCGGCGGACGTCGTGCCCGTACTGGGCGACCTCCTCCGGCAGCGGCGGCCTGGGACCGACGAGCGACATCTCCCCTCGTACCACGTTGACGAGCTGGGGAAGCTCGTCGAGCGAGTACCGGCGCAGCCATGCCCCCACGGGCGTGACCCTGGGATCGCGACGCATCTTGAACAGCACACCGTCGTGCTCGTTACGGGGCGTGAGCATCGCCTTCAACGCCTCGGCCCCGACCACCATGGTACGAAACTTGTAAACGGTGAACTCCGCCCCGCCCCTCCCGACGCGCGTCTGGGTGAACAGCACCGGCCCGCCGCCCTCCCACCGGATGAGCACGTACAGCACCAACAGCAGCGGGGACAGCAGGAACAGGGCCAGTGCGGCGGCCGACCGGTCGAAGGCGCTCTTGAGCACGCGGCGCGCTCCGGTGAGCTCGGGGTGCTCCACGTGCAGCAGGGGCAGCCCGGCCACGGGGCGGATGGAGGTGCGCGGTCCGGCGACCTCCATGAGCGCGGAGGCGACGATGAGGTCGGTTCCGCTCTTCTCCAGCCGCCAGGCCAGCCGGCGCAGTTCGGCCCCGTCCATCTCGGGGCAGGCCAGGA
This region includes:
- a CDS encoding sugar transferase gives rise to the protein MGFDGARRARPRGWTRSYVAGLVALDLTAALAATAGGTAVRFHDSLGAATTTPYFHLSLLLPLAWVVFVYLGGGYARRFLGVGTEEYRRVAVSGALLAAAVAIGAYAVKFDLARGYALVALPLIVLVSLALRYARRKALHRRRRSGECMSGVVVVGYRVAARDLIRRFRGEIYHGMRVVGVCLPESEAVEGRGPDEVEGCPVLGSFTDAADAAALVGADTVAVLACPEMDGAELRRLAWRLEKSGTDLIVASALMEVAGPRTSIRPVAGLPLLHVEHPELTGARRVLKSAFDRSAAALALFLLSPLLLVLYVLIRWEGGGPVLFTQTRVGRGGAEFTVYKFRTMVVGAEALKAMLTPRNEHDGVLFKMRRDPRVTPVGAWLRRYSLDELPQLVNVVRGEMSLVGPRPPLPEEVAQYGHDVRRRLVVKPGLTGLWQVSGRSDLSWEESVRLDLRYVENWSLTLDIQILWKTWSAVIRGAGAY